From the Streptomyces syringium genome, one window contains:
- a CDS encoding serine hydrolase domain-containing protein produces the protein MHGLRRRRRDLVVLTSLATAVLAASTASTAAAKPRPAHPLQRQVEAIHDSGAVGVHAEVTSPGARDSAYAGTAAMNTRRPMPRDGRFRIGSATKTFTATVVLQLVGEGRMSLEDTVEQWLPGVVRGNGNNGSQITVRQLLQHTSGIPDVRPEISALNSADGYRAERFRTYTPEELVGLAMRQKSSPGAGWSYSNTNYILAAMIIPKVTGRSWAREVKDRIIRPLELRDTSTPGVFPFILGPHAHGYAAFGTDTDIDVTKLNSSMAVGSGSIISTAHDLNQFYAALLGGRLLAPAQLDEMTTTMPALPELGMRYGLGLAEIPLPCGGSYFGHRGELLGYVTWGGATRDGARTAVVYATSDGGQDTQQAMIKLVGQELCRTRS, from the coding sequence ATGCATGGGTTAAGAAGGCGTCGGCGAGATCTGGTCGTCCTGACCAGCCTGGCTACAGCGGTCCTCGCCGCATCGACCGCGTCCACGGCGGCGGCGAAGCCCCGGCCGGCCCATCCGCTCCAACGGCAGGTGGAGGCGATCCACGACTCCGGGGCCGTCGGTGTGCACGCCGAGGTGACATCACCGGGCGCACGCGACAGCGCGTACGCCGGGACGGCCGCGATGAACACAAGGAGACCCATGCCGCGGGACGGCAGGTTCCGGATCGGCAGTGCCACCAAGACCTTCACCGCCACGGTTGTGCTGCAACTCGTCGGCGAGGGGCGAATGTCCCTGGAGGACACCGTCGAGCAGTGGCTGCCGGGAGTGGTCCGGGGCAACGGCAACAACGGCAGCCAGATCACCGTGCGGCAGCTGTTGCAGCACACCAGCGGCATCCCTGATGTCAGGCCGGAGATATCCGCGTTGAACAGCGCGGACGGCTATCGGGCCGAGCGGTTCCGCACGTACACCCCCGAGGAGCTGGTGGGGCTGGCGATGCGGCAAAAGTCCTCCCCGGGCGCCGGCTGGTCGTACTCCAACACCAACTACATCCTTGCCGCGATGATCATCCCCAAGGTCACCGGCCGGAGTTGGGCACGGGAGGTGAAGGACCGGATCATCCGCCCCCTCGAGCTGAGGGACACCAGTACGCCCGGCGTCTTCCCGTTCATCCTGGGCCCGCACGCCCACGGCTACGCCGCGTTCGGCACCGACACCGATATCGACGTCACGAAGCTCAATTCGAGTATGGCCGTCGGCTCCGGCTCGATCATCAGCACCGCGCATGATCTGAACCAGTTCTACGCCGCGCTGCTCGGCGGCCGTCTGCTGGCTCCGGCGCAGCTCGACGAGATGACGACCACCATGCCCGCGCTGCCCGAGCTGGGCATGAGGTATGGACTCGGTCTTGCCGAGATCCCGTTGCCCTGTGGCGGCAGCTACTTCGGCCACCGGGGCGAACTCCTCGGCTACGTCACCTGGGGCGGCGCCACCCGAGACGGGGCCCGGACCGCCGTGGTGTACGCCACCAGTGACGGCGGCCAGGACACCCAGCAGGCCATGATCAAGCTCGTGGGTCAAGAACTGTGCCGAACCCGCTCCTAG
- a CDS encoding dienelactone hydrolase family protein translates to MQFTSEQHLDDGVLEREFTLGEIPGILWTPASTSAPSPLILLGHPPLGLRKMYPRLVARARHCAAEGFATATIELPGSGDRPRWTAVDQARADLRRAMEAGEPVSDEIVDALVLPLVDKAVPEWQAALDALLSLPEIGGPVGYSGGVISIGVRLAVVEPRIVAAVLFAGSFVPRATFEEARRATVPLHVLLQWDDEGNDRQPALDLFDAFGSQEKTLEANMGGHTGVPQFAGDAAARFFTRHLRDRPAWRG, encoded by the coding sequence ATGCAATTCACTTCTGAACAGCACCTCGACGACGGCGTCCTCGAACGCGAATTCACCCTCGGCGAGATCCCCGGCATCCTGTGGACACCCGCATCCACATCCGCACCGTCGCCGCTGATCCTGCTCGGCCACCCTCCACTCGGGCTGCGCAAGATGTACCCCCGCCTGGTGGCCCGGGCCCGGCACTGCGCGGCGGAGGGCTTCGCCACGGCCACCATCGAGCTCCCCGGAAGCGGCGACCGGCCCCGGTGGACCGCCGTCGACCAGGCCCGCGCCGACCTGCGCCGGGCGATGGAGGCCGGTGAGCCGGTCAGCGACGAGATCGTCGACGCCCTCGTCCTCCCGCTGGTCGACAAGGCGGTCCCGGAATGGCAGGCCGCCCTGGACGCCCTGCTGTCGCTGCCCGAGATCGGCGGCCCTGTCGGGTACTCGGGGGGAGTGATCTCCATCGGTGTCCGGCTGGCGGTGGTCGAGCCGCGCATCGTGGCCGCCGTTCTCTTCGCCGGGAGTTTCGTGCCTCGCGCCACGTTCGAGGAGGCCCGCCGGGCCACCGTTCCCCTGCACGTTTTGCTGCAGTGGGACGACGAAGGGAACGACCGGCAGCCGGCCCTGGATCTGTTTGACGCCTTCGGCTCCCAGGAGAAGACGCTGGAGGCCAATATGGGCGGGCACACCGGCGTCCCGCAGTTCGCGGGGGACGCCGCGGCCCGGTTCTTCACCCGGCATCTTCGAGACCGGCCAGCTTGGCGGGGGTGA
- a CDS encoding alpha/beta hydrolase has translation MAELETAFRSLDGTALEGTVSAPSGVVKGLAVLVHGAGVTREEGGFFARLATGLAGAGIRCLRFDLRAHGASAGRPEEITIAGVANDIRAAGDHLRVESGLDRPVHVIAASFSGGAAALHAGHRPQDVERLVLLNPRIDYRERYITSRPYVTEDYLSAEAAKALEEQGFTERSPFELGRALLNEVAYLDPETFVAAVRAPVLVAHGTKDTFVPVESSRRYLPLFSGPAELMELDGAQHGFAVHEDPRYLHPQSQAWQAEVIERVSRFLAG, from the coding sequence GTGGCTGAGCTGGAGACGGCGTTCCGATCGCTCGACGGCACCGCGCTGGAAGGCACGGTGTCGGCCCCCTCTGGGGTCGTCAAAGGGCTGGCGGTACTGGTTCATGGTGCTGGTGTGACACGTGAGGAGGGCGGTTTCTTTGCCCGGCTTGCCACGGGTCTGGCTGGAGCCGGTATCCGGTGCCTGCGCTTCGATCTCCGCGCCCACGGAGCCAGTGCCGGCCGTCCGGAGGAGATCACCATCGCGGGTGTCGCCAACGACATTCGCGCCGCGGGCGATCACCTTCGCGTGGAGAGCGGTCTCGACCGGCCCGTGCACGTCATTGCGGCGTCCTTCTCGGGTGGCGCGGCCGCGCTGCACGCCGGGCACCGGCCGCAGGACGTCGAGCGCTTGGTGCTGTTGAACCCGCGGATCGACTACCGCGAGCGGTACATCACCAGCCGTCCGTACGTCACCGAGGACTACCTCTCGGCTGAGGCGGCGAAGGCGTTGGAGGAGCAGGGGTTCACCGAGCGGAGCCCGTTCGAGCTGGGCCGCGCGCTGCTGAACGAGGTTGCCTATCTCGACCCGGAGACGTTTGTGGCGGCCGTCCGGGCCCCGGTTCTGGTGGCGCATGGGACGAAGGACACGTTTGTGCCGGTGGAGTCCTCCCGCCGCTACCTGCCGCTGTTCAGCGGTCCGGCTGAGCTCATGGAACTCGACGGTGCGCAGCATGGGTTCGCCGTGCACGAGGACCCGCGGTACCTGCACCCGCAGTCGCAGGCGTGGCAGGCCGAGGTCATCGAGCGCGTCAGCCGCTTCCTCGCCGGTTAG
- a CDS encoding XRE family transcriptional regulator produces the protein MSQHPGNTLFVTARLERGWHSQADVAAAYESHAAALGESVSITVRQVRRWESSTPGWPNKVARRILRSMFDVPLEALGFVPLRPAENQLARATSDARSGRSRKEDSVRRRTFLGGALAGAAPFLDATALEHLAAAVTRARRYADQHLVAHLRAALDEAARTDGRTGPRQALPGAVSILGAIDEIARDASPTIRRELLGVGARAAEFTAWLYRDAGAPPHATTFFHDRAIEWATLSGDGPMHAYVLLRKAQATERDDAARMRDLAHAAVHGPWTLPPRARAEALQQEARAMALTGTVPDLVARTLDQAHDALADAEPSGPATCTGPLCAGYNTDRLMAQSAICHREAGQPERAVTLLRQHLQRGAFAPRDRAFFTAHLAGALAAAGEPDEAATTGLSALQLAAAPHFGQALGELRRTVTELRPYARRSAVRELRQALTALPG, from the coding sequence ATGTCCCAACACCCGGGCAACACCCTGTTCGTCACCGCCCGCTTGGAGCGCGGGTGGCATTCGCAGGCCGATGTTGCCGCCGCGTACGAGTCTCACGCCGCCGCGCTGGGCGAGTCGGTGAGCATCACGGTGCGCCAGGTACGAAGGTGGGAATCATCGACGCCGGGCTGGCCCAACAAGGTCGCCCGCCGCATCCTGCGGTCGATGTTCGACGTCCCGCTGGAAGCCCTGGGCTTCGTCCCCCTGCGTCCCGCCGAAAACCAGCTCGCCCGCGCAACGTCCGACGCCCGCTCTGGCCGGAGCCGCAAGGAGGATTCGGTGCGCCGACGCACATTTCTCGGTGGCGCCCTGGCCGGTGCCGCCCCATTCCTCGACGCAACCGCGCTTGAACATCTGGCCGCCGCTGTCACCCGTGCCCGCCGCTACGCCGACCAGCACCTCGTCGCCCACCTGAGAGCTGCCCTTGACGAAGCTGCCCGCACAGACGGCCGTACCGGCCCCCGACAGGCCCTACCAGGCGCCGTGAGCATTCTCGGTGCCATCGACGAGATCGCCCGCGACGCCTCTCCCACCATCCGCCGCGAACTTCTCGGTGTCGGGGCCCGGGCAGCAGAGTTCACCGCGTGGCTCTACCGGGATGCCGGCGCCCCGCCGCACGCCACGACCTTCTTCCACGATCGGGCCATCGAGTGGGCCACCCTCAGCGGCGACGGCCCCATGCACGCCTACGTGTTGCTACGCAAAGCCCAGGCCACCGAGCGGGACGACGCGGCCCGCATGCGCGACCTCGCCCACGCCGCCGTCCACGGGCCCTGGACGCTGCCCCCACGGGCTCGGGCTGAGGCCCTGCAACAAGAAGCCCGCGCCATGGCGCTCACCGGCACCGTCCCCGACCTGGTCGCCCGCACCCTTGACCAGGCCCACGACGCCCTAGCCGACGCCGAGCCATCAGGGCCGGCGACCTGTACCGGGCCCCTGTGTGCCGGCTACAACACCGACCGTCTCATGGCCCAAAGCGCCATCTGCCATCGCGAAGCCGGACAACCGGAACGTGCCGTCACCCTCCTACGCCAGCACCTCCAGCGAGGCGCCTTCGCACCGCGCGACAGGGCATTCTTCACCGCCCACCTCGCCGGAGCACTCGCCGCCGCCGGCGAACCCGACGAAGCCGCCACCACCGGCCTGTCCGCTCTCCAGCTCGCCGCCGCCCCACACTTCGGACAGGCTCTCGGCGAACTCCGTCGCACCGTCACCGAGCTGCGGCCCTACGCCCGCCGCTCCGCCGTACGGGAGCTGCGCCAGGCACTGACTGCCCTGCCCGGCTAA
- a CDS encoding DUF6415 family natural product biosynthesis protein: MNATNNPSAGATSAARSELDVDRVRQAIEAALAPLPVGDRLDPALVTTTAQRLAEYAQVLLPYAAEAHGTRRSSRGPGLAGHGLTHVRYRLTHADCPDAGTDVDAAHVWCQEMARSCQMLLGLVSDNSQGGATT; encoded by the coding sequence GTGAACGCGACGAACAACCCGTCGGCCGGCGCGACCTCGGCTGCGAGGAGCGAACTCGACGTCGACCGCGTGCGGCAGGCCATTGAAGCCGCACTCGCGCCTCTGCCTGTGGGTGACCGCCTCGACCCGGCCTTGGTCACCACTACGGCGCAGCGGCTGGCCGAGTACGCGCAAGTCCTGCTGCCGTATGCCGCCGAGGCCCACGGCACGCGGCGCTCGTCGCGGGGGCCGGGCCTCGCCGGGCACGGGCTGACGCACGTGCGCTACCGGCTCACCCATGCCGACTGTCCCGACGCCGGGACCGATGTGGACGCCGCGCACGTGTGGTGCCAGGAGATGGCCCGCAGCTGCCAGATGCTCCTCGGCCTGGTGAGCGACAACAGCCAGGGTGGAGCGACCACATGA
- a CDS encoding methyltransferase domain-containing protein, whose amino-acid sequence MTTTRDYATLRHNCAEALAVDRQFGAPWVRDAFEAVPREMFAPSRFCIREEDGTYPVVSRATDPEAWGRAVYTHDRALITQFDDGDATGGQAAVGRLSSSLSSLRVVVRQLSHLDPQPGRRGLHIGTGSGYDSALLAERVGARNVITVEVDHRLAADARRALDTAGYGDVQTVVGDGEHGWPPGAPYSWVLSTASAMRIPWAWIEQTAPGGVIVTPYRGLALVRLVVANDGESASGPIADAMAFIPLRGQRGRDVVDVRPVIDATMSGAERLSTTVDLSVLGEALGAELLFHVLVPGVHIRFGETWWFQSRDASSWAAWKPTGQGRQWGPRRLLGEAEAAVTAWQEAGEPDLTDLGVTVRPDEERLWAGRSDGPSWLVT is encoded by the coding sequence ATGACCACCACCCGCGACTACGCGACGCTGCGCCACAACTGCGCCGAGGCCCTCGCCGTCGACCGGCAGTTCGGCGCCCCCTGGGTCCGCGATGCGTTCGAGGCCGTCCCCCGCGAGATGTTCGCACCCTCGCGGTTCTGCATCAGGGAGGAGGACGGGACGTACCCGGTCGTCAGCCGGGCTACGGACCCCGAGGCGTGGGGGCGCGCGGTCTACACCCACGACCGCGCGCTGATCACGCAGTTCGACGACGGTGACGCCACCGGCGGGCAGGCTGCGGTGGGGCGCCTGTCGTCGTCCCTGTCCTCGCTGCGGGTCGTCGTGCGCCAGCTCTCCCATCTCGATCCGCAGCCCGGCCGGAGGGGGCTGCACATCGGCACCGGAAGCGGCTACGACTCGGCCCTGCTCGCCGAACGTGTCGGCGCCCGCAACGTGATTACGGTCGAGGTGGACCACCGGCTTGCCGCCGACGCCCGCCGCGCTCTCGACACGGCCGGGTACGGCGACGTGCAGACGGTCGTCGGCGACGGTGAGCACGGGTGGCCCCCCGGCGCACCGTACTCCTGGGTCCTCAGCACCGCCTCGGCGATGCGCATCCCTTGGGCATGGATCGAGCAGACGGCCCCCGGCGGTGTGATCGTCACCCCCTACCGGGGGCTCGCCCTGGTGCGCTTGGTCGTCGCCAACGACGGCGAGTCGGCGTCCGGGCCGATCGCGGACGCCATGGCGTTCATACCCCTGCGGGGACAACGCGGCCGCGACGTGGTGGACGTCCGCCCGGTCATCGACGCCACCATGTCCGGCGCCGAGAGACTCAGTACCACCGTGGACCTGTCGGTACTCGGAGAGGCCCTCGGCGCCGAGCTGCTCTTCCACGTCCTCGTGCCCGGGGTGCACATCCGGTTCGGTGAGACCTGGTGGTTCCAAAGCCGTGACGCCTCCTCATGGGCCGCATGGAAGCCCACCGGGCAAGGCCGGCAATGGGGGCCGCGCCGCCTTCTCGGCGAAGCCGAGGCGGCAGTGACCGCGTGGCAGGAGGCCGGTGAGCCGGACCTGACCGACCTGGGCGTGACCGTACGGCCCGACGAGGAACGCCTATGGGCCGGACGCAGTGATGGCCCCTCCTGGCTCGTCACCTGA
- a CDS encoding GNAT family N-acetyltransferase produces the protein MTELRTERLTLRPWRDADLAPWAAMNADPEVREFLGEPLTREQSDASVAAFQADFAERGYGWWAVEVTATGEFIGFAGLDDVDDDLPFTGVEIGWRLARSAWGHGYATEAARAVLAFGFETVGLAEILAVTTATNVRSQAVMARIGMTRDPADDFDDPDFPEGPLRPNVLYRLRKP, from the coding sequence ATGACCGAACTACGCACCGAGCGCCTCACCCTCCGCCCCTGGCGGGACGCCGACCTCGCCCCGTGGGCGGCCATGAACGCCGATCCCGAGGTCCGCGAGTTCCTGGGTGAGCCGCTCACGCGGGAGCAGAGCGATGCCTCGGTGGCGGCCTTCCAGGCCGACTTCGCCGAGCGCGGCTACGGGTGGTGGGCCGTCGAGGTGACCGCCACCGGTGAGTTCATCGGCTTCGCCGGTCTCGACGACGTGGACGACGACCTGCCGTTCACCGGAGTGGAGATCGGCTGGCGGCTCGCCCGCTCCGCCTGGGGGCACGGCTACGCCACCGAGGCTGCCCGGGCCGTCCTGGCCTTCGGCTTCGAGACGGTCGGGCTCGCCGAGATCCTGGCGGTGACGACCGCCACCAATGTCCGCTCCCAGGCGGTGATGGCCCGGATCGGCATGACCCGGGACCCCGCCGACGACTTCGACGACCCCGACTTCCCCGAAGGGCCGCTGCGCCCGAACGTCCTCTACCGGCTCAGGAAGCCCTGA
- a CDS encoding nucleotidyltransferase domain-containing protein, giving the protein MHAHDDDAFLAHVTQRLAALPCVHAVALGGSRATGTHGPDSDWDFAVYYRGAFDPQDVRALGWPGEVSGIGGWGGGVFNGGAWLHVDGRRIDVHYRDLDDVEHHLAEAREGRFRVERLLCHLAGIPTYIVLAELAANQVLHGELPRPAYPEALRRQAPERWWGDARLTLAYARTAHAERGRLADTAGAIATAACQAAHAVLAAKGEWVTNEKTLVERAGLRGIDRVLSGLSPRPEALTGAVDQAEALLEAAVRAS; this is encoded by the coding sequence ATGCACGCACATGACGACGATGCCTTCCTCGCCCATGTCACGCAGCGACTCGCGGCACTGCCGTGTGTGCACGCGGTCGCGCTGGGCGGCTCGCGGGCCACGGGGACGCACGGACCGGACAGCGACTGGGACTTCGCCGTCTACTACCGGGGCGCGTTCGATCCCCAGGACGTGCGCGCCCTCGGCTGGCCGGGTGAGGTCTCCGGGATCGGCGGGTGGGGCGGCGGGGTGTTCAACGGCGGTGCCTGGCTGCACGTCGACGGGCGGCGCATCGACGTGCACTACCGGGACCTGGACGACGTCGAGCATCACCTCGCCGAGGCCCGGGAGGGCCGTTTCCGCGTCGAGCGGCTGCTGTGCCACCTGGCGGGCATCCCGACCTACATCGTCCTCGCGGAGCTGGCCGCCAATCAGGTGCTCCACGGGGAGCTGCCGCGCCCCGCGTACCCCGAGGCCCTGCGGCGGCAGGCCCCGGAGCGCTGGTGGGGCGACGCCCGGCTGACCCTCGCCTACGCCCGGACCGCCCACGCCGAACGGGGCCGTCTCGCCGACACCGCCGGGGCCATCGCCACCGCCGCCTGCCAGGCGGCGCACGCGGTGCTGGCGGCGAAGGGCGAGTGGGTCACCAATGAGAAGACGCTGGTGGAACGGGCGGGGCTGCGCGGCATCGACCGCGTGCTCAGCGGCCTGTCGCCTCGGCCGGAGGCTCTGACCGGGGCGGTCGACCAGGCGGAGGCATTGCTGGAGGCGGCCGTCAGGGCTTCCTGA
- a CDS encoding glycosyltransferase family 2 protein, with protein sequence MPSRTLAERLTAYAVLAHDPAVPGIAADYWELSEPHYRAVDALLSGFLAARPEAAQPYKDLVADPTALAPQLELRRRLARSLAADDGEERARLAAAVEEADRHIWIDYQVGEGGEAAPAETAAAGPGTASGPAVVHIVIPFRDRDAGGLRTRNLLACLRALADQGPGPAHHVTVVETDDRPRSRARLEPLVDRYVFAENPGLFNKSWAVNVGARTVPDSVPYLCVLDADILVDRSFVRRNVDRIATGAHGTHLPFRWSLSLDEPSSLRAIHARTAAGLPDVPESTLRGLLLREPPGGCVWVRTEVFHGVGGFDERYEGWGGEDDDVIARLTAAAGVVRFEDPLLHLNHPRPRMTRDGLPFNAHIEPLSWTAEAGYGDPSAFARRKDLHPDGRPA encoded by the coding sequence GTGCCGAGCAGGACCCTTGCCGAGCGACTGACGGCCTACGCCGTGCTGGCCCACGACCCGGCGGTCCCGGGGATCGCCGCCGACTACTGGGAGCTGAGCGAGCCGCACTACCGGGCGGTGGACGCGCTGCTCTCCGGCTTCCTGGCGGCCCGGCCGGAGGCGGCGCAGCCGTACAAGGACCTGGTCGCCGACCCGACCGCGCTCGCGCCGCAGCTGGAGCTGCGGCGGCGCCTCGCCCGGTCGCTGGCGGCGGACGACGGCGAGGAGCGGGCCCGGCTCGCGGCGGCGGTCGAGGAGGCGGACCGGCACATCTGGATCGACTACCAGGTGGGGGAAGGTGGCGAGGCGGCCCCGGCCGAGACGGCAGCGGCGGGCCCGGGGACGGCCTCCGGACCCGCCGTGGTCCACATCGTCATCCCCTTCCGGGACCGCGACGCGGGCGGCCTGCGCACCCGTAATCTCCTGGCCTGTCTGCGCGCCCTCGCCGACCAGGGCCCGGGCCCCGCGCACCACGTCACGGTGGTCGAGACCGACGACCGGCCGCGCTCGCGCGCCCGGCTGGAGCCGCTCGTGGACCGTTACGTCTTCGCGGAGAACCCGGGGCTGTTCAACAAGTCGTGGGCGGTGAACGTCGGTGCCCGCACCGTCCCGGACTCTGTCCCCTACCTGTGCGTCCTGGACGCCGACATCCTGGTGGACCGCTCCTTCGTCCGCCGCAACGTCGACCGGATCGCCACCGGCGCCCACGGCACGCATCTGCCGTTCCGCTGGTCGCTGTCCCTGGACGAGCCGTCCAGCCTGCGGGCCATCCACGCCCGTACGGCCGCCGGCCTGCCGGACGTCCCGGAGAGCACGCTGCGCGGCCTGCTGCTGCGGGAACCGCCGGGCGGCTGCGTCTGGGTCCGTACCGAGGTCTTCCACGGTGTCGGCGGCTTCGACGAGCGCTACGAGGGCTGGGGCGGCGAGGACGACGACGTCATCGCCCGTCTCACGGCCGCCGCCGGGGTCGTCCGCTTCGAGGACCCGCTGCTGCACCTGAACCATCCACGCCCCCGGATGACACGGGACGGCCTGCCGTTCAACGCCCATATCGAGCCGCTGAGCTGGACGGCGGAGGCGGGTTACGGGGACCCGTCGGCGTTCGCCCGCCGAAAAGATCTGCACCCCGACGGCCGCCCCGCCTAG
- a CDS encoding phytanoyl-CoA dioxygenase family protein, whose product MTTLSSNGLPLTFDEELFTPLRDSTELRSRPASLRARLRADGCLYLRGVLAREDVLRLREAYFASCDPVLLAPGTTHREGIFSGRVPPGLPAHGVPGHPAHAFVRSETFHRFLADPAPAALAESLLCGPVQMLPRRILRHFHRGSRLASRAHVDRDYMDRGSDRVLTLWIPVGDCPPATGGLVYLEGSHTLPPAAYAPLRSAGDRPGDHRPISHDLASTARALGRRWMWADYAAGDVMVHLPHIIHASLDTTTDAMRLSVDARFVRRGDTPDPRWLRAWSGDDGA is encoded by the coding sequence ATGACGACGCTGTCCTCGAACGGCCTTCCGCTCACGTTCGACGAGGAGCTGTTCACGCCGCTGCGGGACAGCACGGAGCTGCGCTCCCGGCCGGCCTCGTTACGGGCCCGGCTGCGCGCGGACGGCTGTCTGTATCTGCGCGGGGTGCTGGCGCGGGAGGACGTACTGCGGTTGCGCGAGGCGTACTTCGCGTCCTGCGATCCGGTGCTGCTCGCGCCGGGGACGACGCACCGCGAGGGGATCTTCTCCGGCCGGGTGCCGCCGGGGCTGCCCGCGCACGGTGTCCCCGGCCATCCGGCGCACGCGTTCGTCCGCTCCGAAACGTTTCACCGCTTCCTGGCCGATCCGGCGCCGGCCGCGCTCGCAGAGTCGCTGCTGTGCGGCCCGGTCCAGATGCTCCCCCGCCGGATCCTGCGCCACTTCCACCGGGGCTCGCGCCTCGCCTCCCGCGCCCATGTGGACCGCGACTACATGGACCGGGGCTCGGACCGGGTGCTGACCCTGTGGATACCGGTGGGCGACTGCCCACCCGCCACCGGCGGCCTGGTCTATCTGGAGGGTTCCCACACGCTGCCGCCCGCCGCGTACGCGCCGCTGCGGTCGGCGGGCGACCGCCCCGGCGACCATCGGCCGATCAGCCACGACCTGGCCTCGACGGCCCGTGCGCTGGGCCGCCGTTGGATGTGGGCGGACTACGCGGCGGGGGACGTCATGGTCCATCTGCCGCACATCATCCACGCCTCCCTGGACACGACGACGGACGCGATGCGGCTGTCGGTGGACGCCCGGTTCGTGCGGCGCGGCGACACGCCTGATCCGCGCTGGCTGCGGGCATGGTCGGGGGACGACGGGGCGTGA